The Mesorhizobium loti DNA segment ATGTAGAGCGGCGGCACCGCATGGAACAGCACCGACAGGCCGGCAGCAGCGGCAAAGACATGAACATAGCCGCCGAGATGGATGCCAAGTGCCGCCGTCAGTCCCGACCAGCGCCCGCGCGCCATCGTCTGCGCCGCGGCATAAAGCATGGCGGGACCGGGGATATAGGCGAAGATCGCCGTGGTGGCGAAAAACGCGATGAGCAATTCGGTCGACGGCATTTTTTGCCCCTTGTGCCCTGCAGGCCGTTCAGTCAGCCCGTGGGATAGCTTTGGATTGGCCTGCGCGGACAACCGCGATGAAAGCGGACATGACTTTCTTGTGGAACGACGGACTGAATGCGCCGATGCGCGCACCGGGTTCGAAATAGGCTGAAGATTCCAGGATATCGTGGTTGTACTCGTCGACTATGACCCAAAGGGGGATAGGGTCAAGGCCGGCACGGCGGCGTTCAATTTCCGGAACGCCAACAGCGATGCGATCGCGGCCGGGCTGCGTTGAAGTGATTGCAAGGATAAAGACATTAGTGCCGCCGGCTTTCCCGGGAAGGACAGCCACGAAGGCGACAGGTCGTGTCTTGCGACCTTCGGTCTCGCCGTCTCCATGTTGGCGGTGCCACAGATATGGATATCGCCAGACGTCCGCGGCGACCGGTTTAATCACGGTCCAATTCCGCTGAGTATTCCTCGAGCATCTCGACATGTTCGGACGGGGCGTCCTTGGCCGCGTAAGCGCGGCGGCTGTCATTGACGAAGCGAGCCTCGTAAGCCTCGATGCTCATCAGGACGTATCTCGGCTTGTTGTGACGCGTGATGGATACGGGCTGCTGGCTGGCGGCCGCAAGCACGTCTCCAAGGTTCTGTTTCAGATCCGTCGATGGATAGTGTTTCATGGGCGCTCCGTTCTGCCCATTATAGACAAAATGGATAAAACAGACAAGCTTGAAAGGGCGAGACGGAGCGAGCACCTGCTTTGTCGACAGCCCGGCTGGGCTCCCTTATAAGGACCGGAATCGCAAGCAACCAGAGGCCTTCATGATCATCGTCACGGGCGGCGCCGGCATGATCGGCTCCAACATCGTCGCCGCGCTCAACGCCGAGGGCCATGACGACATCCTGGTCGTCGACGATCTCACAGACGGCCACAAGATCGCCAATCTCGCCGATCTGAAAATAGCCGACTATCTCGACAAGGATGAATTCCTGCCACGCATCGAGGCCGGGGGGCTCGGCCGCATCGAGGCGGTGTTCCACCAGGGCGCCTGCTCGACCACCACGGAGTGGAACGGCAAGTTCATGATGGAGCTGAATTTTGCTTATTCGAAGCGGCTGCTGCATGCCTGCCAGGCGCTGCGCGTGCCCTTCCTCTACGCCTCCTCCGCCTCCGTCTACGGCGGCGGTTCGGAGTTTCGCGAGGATCCGGCGCTCGAGCGGCCGCTCAACGTCTATGCCTATTCGAAGAAACTGTTCGACGACTATGTCAGGCGCACCGTCTTCGATACCGATCATTCGCAGGTCGCCGGCCTGCGCTACTTCAACGTCTATGGCCCGCGCGAGGCGCACAAGGGCGCCATGGCCTCCGTCGCCTTCCATCTGTTCAACCAGGTCGAGCGCGGCGAAAATCCGAAACTGTTCGGCGCCTATGATGGCTTCGGACCGGGCGAGCAGAGCCGCGATTTCATCCATGTCGGCGATGTCGCCGACGTCAATCTGTGGCTGTGGAAACGCGGCTCGAGCGGCATCTTCAACTGCGGCACCGGCCGCGCCCAGCCCTTCCGCGCCATCGCCGAAACCGTCATCGACACGCTGGGCAAGGGCGAGATCGAATTCATCCCCTTCCCCGACCACCTCAAGGGCAGCTACCAGAGCTTCACGCAAGCTGATATGTCCCGTTTGCGCGCGGCCGGTTATAATGGCCAATTCCGGACAGTCGAAACCGGTGTCAGAGACTATGTCGAATGGCTGAAAGCCCAACGATCCTCGTGATCGGCCCACGCTGGGTGGGCGACATGGTGATGGCGCAGTGCCTGTTCTCGGCGCTGAAGGAGCTCCATCCCAACGCCGCGATCGACGTGCTGGCGCCCGCCTGGGCCGCACCGCTGGTCAAACGCATGCCCGAAATCCGCCAGCAGATCGACTTGCCGCTGAAGCCCGGCGCGCTCGAATTCACCATTCGCCGCCGTTTCGGCCGCCTGCTGCGCGGCCGCTATGACATGGCCTATATCCTGCCGGGCAGCTGGAAATCGGCGCTGATTCCGTTCTTTGCCCGCATTCCGCGTCGTTTCGGCCATCTGCGCGAAATGCGCTATGGCCTTTTGACCGACATCGTACCGCTGCCGGACGCCGTGAAACGGCGCACCGCGCAGGCCTATTTTAGCCTCGCCAAGGGCGGCAGTTTCCGCGCGCCCCACCTGACCGTGGATGCCGGCAACCAGGCCACTTTGCTCGACCGTTTCGGGCTGGCGCCAGGGAAATTCGCGGCGTTAATGCCTGGCGC contains these protein-coding regions:
- a CDS encoding prevent-host-death family protein, which gives rise to MKHYPSTDLKQNLGDVLAAASQQPVSITRHNKPRYVLMSIEAYEARFVNDSRRAYAAKDAPSEHVEMLEEYSAELDRD
- a CDS encoding ADP-heptose-LPS heptosyltransferase, which translates into the protein MAESPTILVIGPRWVGDMVMAQCLFSALKELHPNAAIDVLAPAWAAPLVKRMPEIRQQIDLPLKPGALEFTIRRRFGRLLRGRYDMAYILPGSWKSALIPFFARIPRRFGHLREMRYGLLTDIVPLPDAVKRRTAQAYFSLAKGGSFRAPHLTVDAGNQATLLDRFGLAPGKFAALMPGAEFGPAKRWPSESYAGLAREFINKGLKVALFGSKNDRDVTAEIAALAPGVIDLAGQTRLEDAIDLIAAARLAVSNDSGLMHVAAGVGTPIVAVYGSTSPENTPPLAERRELVWLHLSCSPCHQKVCPLGHFNCLKTLQVGQVAAAADRLLELSAAA
- a CDS encoding ADP-L-glycero-D-manno-heptose-6-epimerase, which translates into the protein MIIVTGGAGMIGSNIVAALNAEGHDDILVVDDLTDGHKIANLADLKIADYLDKDEFLPRIEAGGLGRIEAVFHQGACSTTTEWNGKFMMELNFAYSKRLLHACQALRVPFLYASSASVYGGGSEFREDPALERPLNVYAYSKKLFDDYVRRTVFDTDHSQVAGLRYFNVYGPREAHKGAMASVAFHLFNQVERGENPKLFGAYDGFGPGEQSRDFIHVGDVADVNLWLWKRGSSGIFNCGTGRAQPFRAIAETVIDTLGKGEIEFIPFPDHLKGSYQSFTQADMSRLRAAGYNGQFRTVETGVRDYVEWLKAQRSS